A region of the Pseudomonas sp. A34-9 genome:
CGGCCAAGGTTTGAAACGCCGTGTTTGCTGTTGATTGGCGTTGAACGTGCCCCTGTGGATATCGCTTCAGAAGCGGCATCTTGAGTTGCTTTGGCCAGACCGGAATGCACCGGGTCTGCCATCAAAAACAGGATCATTTGAAAAATGGCCACATACGACATCCTGATTGCCGATGATCACCCTCTGTTTCGTAGCGCCCTGCATCAAGCGGTGACGCTGGGCCTTGGTCCGGATGTCCGGCTGGTAGAAGTGGCGAGCATCGCCGAGCTGGAAACGCGCCTGACCGAAAAGGCTGACTGGGATCTGGTCCTGCTGGACCTGAACATGCCCGGCGCTTTCGGGTTTTCCGGATTGGTCATGCTACGCGGACAGTACCCGCAGATTCCGGTGGTGATGGTTTCGGCGCAGGAAGAAGCTTCGGTGATGGTCAAATCCCGTGAGTTCGGTGCCAGTGGTTTCATTCCCAAGTCCAGCGACCTCAGCGTGATTCAGGAGGCCGTGCGCAAAGTACTCGATGGCGATGTGTTCTGGCCGCCGCAGGCATTCGAGGCAGTCGCCGTTTCCGACGAAGCCAAAGCCGCCAGCGATGGCCTCGCCAGCCTGACGCCGCAGCAGTTCCGTGTGTTGACCATGGTCTGCGAAGGTCTGCTGAACAAGCAGATTGCCTATGAGCTGAGTGTCTCGGAAGCGACGATCAAAGCCCACGTCACGGCGATCTTTCGCAAGCTGAATGTGCGCACTCGCACGCAAGCGGCTTTACTGCTGCAACAACTTGAGTCAATTCCGAGCCAATAAAGGCTGGCGTCTTCACGCTTTTTTGACTTTTGTTGCTCTAGCTTTCCCACTCCTTTTTGGTTGGTTTCTACTTTATGTCACCTTTCAAGGGCCAGACCGGCCTGAAACGTATTCTCAACGCCTCCGGTTATTCGCTGGACGGCTTGCGTGCAGCCTTCACCGGTGAAGCAGCTTTCCGCCAATTGGTATTGCTCAATGTGGTGCTGATTCCGCTGACGTTCTTCCTCAATGTCAGCCGCGTTGAGCAGGCACTGTTGATTGCCGTGTGCCTGCTGGCGCTGATCGTCGAGTTGTTGAACTCGGCAGTCGAAGCGGCCATCGACCGCATTTCGCTGGAACTGCACCCGCTGTCGAAGAACGCCAAGGACATGGGCAGCGCCGCGCAATTCGTGGCACTGAGCATGATCGCGCTGGTGTGGGCGGTGATTCTGCTTTAAGCGATTGTCGGCAAGACGATCTCGTCGCTGCGCTGCACCCCGGCGGTGAAAGCGCGGCACAGATCGAGAAACTCGCGCATGGCGGAGGTCTGGTACTTCTGCTTGTGCCAGATGAAGTAGAACTGCCGCGCCAGATCCAAGTCCGGCGTCTCCACCGGCACCAGACTGCCGCGCCGGAACGCATCACGCAGCGCCAGGCGTGAGATGCAGCCAATCCCCAGCCCCGATTCCACCGCGCGTTTGATCGCTTCGGTGTGTTCCAGCTCCAGACGGATATTCAGCGCACTGCGATGGTGACGCATGGCCTGATCGAAGGTCAGCCGTGTGCCGGAACCCTGTTCGCGAAGAATCCATGCCTCGTGCGTCAGCTCCTCCATGGTCGCCGTGCCGCGTTTGGCCAGTGGATGCTGCGGCGCGCAGAACACCACCAGCTCATCCTCGACCCAACTCTGCACTTCGATGTCCGGGTGGCTGCAATCGCCTTCGATCAGACCCAGATCAATTTCGTAATGGGCGACTTGCTGCACGATATTGGCAGTGTTCTGCACGTGCAGTTTCACCTGGCTTTCCGGGTGGCGCTGCATGAAGCTACCGATCAGCAGGGTCGCCAGGTAATTGCCGATGGTCAGCGTCGCGCCGACCGACAGGGAGCCGAAACCGGATTTGCCGTTGAGCAGGTCTTCGATTTCCTTGGCCTGATCGAGCAGGGCCACCGCCTGTGGCAACAGCTGTTTGCCGAGGGCGTTGAGGCTCAGCCGTTTACCGGCGCGGTCGAACAGCTGGCAGCTGGATTGGCGCTCCAGTTCAGTAATCGATGTGCTGGCGGCCGACTGCGAGAGGTTGAGCAGACCCGCAGCACGGGATACGCTTTCCTGCTGGGCGACGGCGACGAAGACTTGCAGTTGACGGAGAGTAAATCGCATATCGATATAACCGATAACCCTTATCTTAATAATCCAGTTAACAGATATTGTCGTCGCTATTAGAATGCGATGCAATTGCGCACCGTCGCCTTCAAAAGCCAGCGCAGACCCAATCTCCAGGAGTCAAACGTACATGAGCAACATGAACCACGAGCGTGTCCTCAGTGTTCATCACTGGAACGACACTCTGTTCAGCTTCAAGTGCACCCGCGATCCGGGCCTGCGCTTCGAGAACGGTCAGTTCGTGATGATCGGCCTGCAACAGCCCAACGGCCGCCCGCTTATGCGCGCTTACTCGATCGCCAGCCCGAACTGGGAAGAACATCTGGAGTTCTTCAGCATCAAGGTGCAGGACGGTCCGCTGACCTCGCAACTGCAGCACTTGAAGGAAGGCGACGAGATCATCATCTCGAAAAAGCCTACCGGCACCCTGGTGCTGGACGACCTGAACCCGGGCAAGCATTTGTACCTGCTGAGCACCGGCACTGGCCTGGCGCCGTTCATGAGCGTCATTCAGGACCCGGAAACCTACGAGCGCTTTGAAAAAGTGATCCTGGTCCACGGTGTGCGTTACGTCAACGAAGTCGCCTACCGCGAATTCATCACCGAGCACCTGCCGCAGAACGAGTTCTTCGGCGAAGCGCTGCGTGACAAGCTGATCTACTACCCGACCGTGACCCGCGAGCCTTTCGAGAATCAGGGTCGTCTGACCGACCTGATGCGCAGCGGCAAGCTGTTCAGCGACATCGGCCTGCCGCCGATCAACCCGCAGGACGACCGCGCGATGATCTGCGGCAGCCCGAGCATGCTCGACGAGACCAGCGAAGTGCTCGACAGCTTCGGCCTGAAGATCTCGGCGCGGATGCGCGAGCCGGGTGATTACCTGATCGAGCGTGCGTTCGTAGAAAAGTAAGCTGTTGAGGTGACGCAGAGCGTCAACGGATGTATTCCCACGCAGAGCGTGGGAACGATCAGCCCCCATTGCCTGAATTGGCAATGGGGGCTTTTTTATGCCCGACACATTTCCCTGTAGAAGCTGCCGCAGGCTGCGATCTTTTGATCTTGCTTTTTAAGATCAAGATCAAAAGATCGCAGCCTGCGGCAGCTCCTACATTGAGCGAGGTCTCAGGCGTCGGCAGGGATGACTTCGAGGACGCGGATCTGCTCGGGCGTCGGGTAATGCCAGCGCACATCCAGGTCCCAGAATTGCGCACCGTACTCGCGCTCTGGCGCGGGGGTTTGATACGCCGGGCGCGGATCCTGCGCCAGACACTGTTCAATCAGCTCCACCAGCGGCTCGCCAAGGCGCTGAGCGTGTGTGTGCGCTTGTTTCAGCGCTGAATCCGTCCACTGCACGTCAATCAGCTGCGGCGCGGCGCTGGCGATGCTATTGGCGGCTTCGGGGATGTTGTCGGCGTAAGGCACGTAGGGTTTGATGTCGAGAATCGGCGTGCCGTCGAGCAAGTCGATGCCGGAGATGAACAGGCGATTGGCTTCGACTTTGTCCAGTTTCACCACCGATTGGCCGATGCCGTTGGGACGGTGAGTCGCGCGCGTGGCGAACACGCCCATGGACTTGTTGCCGCCCAGTCGCGGTGGGCGGACTTTCAGCCGTGGTTTATCTTCTAGCGCTTGATGAAACAGAAACAGCAGCCAGACATGGCTGACCTGCTCCAGGCCTTGCACGGCGTCGCCCTGATCGAACGGCGCCACCAATTCCAGCACGCCACGGGCGGCGGGGGCCAGTTGTGGCTGGCGGGGGATGGCGAATTTCTCCTTGAAGCAGGAGCGCACGAAGCCGATGGGGGAGACGCTGTAAGTCATGGTTTACATTCGAAGCGGGGCAGGGGTGGGCATGATAACCCGTCCCGTCTCAAGTCTGGTGTCAGCAGGGCTGGCCTCTTCGCGAGCAAGCTCGCTCCCACATTAAATCTATGGCGTGCACAAGATCCCTGTGGGAGCGAGCTTGCTCGCGAAGGCCGCGCCGCCGACCTAGAGGCTGAATCCGCCATCAAGAGGAATAATATTCCCGGTCATATAAGCCCCAGCCGTGCTCGCCAGACTGATCGCCAACGCCGCCATTTCCTCCTCCCGCCCCCAGCGCTTCATCGGAATCAATGCCGTGTCCTCGGCCAACGCCTGCTGATCATTACCAATATGCTGGGTCATTTTGCTCGGAAACCGTCCCGGCGCGATCACATTGACGTTGATGTGCTGGCTCACCAGTTCCCGCGCAAGAATCCGCGACAATTGATGCAGGGCGGCCTTGCTCGGCCCGTAGGCATACGCCTGCTCACCAAACGAAGAAATCCCCGCCACCGAACCAATGTTGATAATCCGCGCCGGATTCGCCGCTGAGCCACCCTTGCGCAACAGCGGCAGAAACTGCTGGATGCAACTGAACACCGACGTCACGTTGAGCTGCATGACTTTCTCCCAGCCCTTCACCGGATAACTCTCCAGCGGCGCCCCCCAAGTGGTGCCGGCATTGTTCACCAGAATGTCCAGATGAGTGATCTGCTCGCCCAGGCGCGCGGCCAGTTCCTGTACGCCTTCTTCTGTCGCCAGATTCGCCGCCACGCCGTGGCACTTGCCCAAGGCACTGAGTTCTGCAGCGGTTTGATGGCAGGCCTCGACATCGCGCGAGCAGACATAGACGCGCGCGCCAGCCTCGACAAAGGCTTTGGCGATCATTTTGCCGATACCACGGGTGCCGCCGGTCACCAGAGCGGTGCGGCCTTGCAGGGAGAAATACGGGTGCATGGCGAGTCCTGAGGATTAGGGATCAGTACACCCTAGTCGTCAGCCGCGAAAAGCGGAGCCACTATTTTCGGAGGGAATGAGCGGTCATGCGCTGCGGTGGCGACCATCAGGCGCCACCGCAGACGGGATCAGGCGGCGCGAACGCGCAGGGTCAGACCCTTGAGGAAGTTGCGCAGCAACTGGTCGCCACACGGACGGTAGTTGGTGTGGCCAACCTTGCGGAACAGTGCGCTCAGCTCAGGCT
Encoded here:
- a CDS encoding LysR family transcriptional regulator; its protein translation is MRFTLRQLQVFVAVAQQESVSRAAGLLNLSQSAASTSITELERQSSCQLFDRAGKRLSLNALGKQLLPQAVALLDQAKEIEDLLNGKSGFGSLSVGATLTIGNYLATLLIGSFMQRHPESQVKLHVQNTANIVQQVAHYEIDLGLIEGDCSHPDIEVQSWVEDELVVFCAPQHPLAKRGTATMEELTHEAWILREQGSGTRLTFDQAMRHHRSALNIRLELEHTEAIKRAVESGLGIGCISRLALRDAFRRGSLVPVETPDLDLARQFYFIWHKQKYQTSAMREFLDLCRAFTAGVQRSDEIVLPTIA
- the fpr gene encoding ferredoxin-NADP reductase, whose amino-acid sequence is MSNMNHERVLSVHHWNDTLFSFKCTRDPGLRFENGQFVMIGLQQPNGRPLMRAYSIASPNWEEHLEFFSIKVQDGPLTSQLQHLKEGDEIIISKKPTGTLVLDDLNPGKHLYLLSTGTGLAPFMSVIQDPETYERFEKVILVHGVRYVNEVAYREFITEHLPQNEFFGEALRDKLIYYPTVTREPFENQGRLTDLMRSGKLFSDIGLPPINPQDDRAMICGSPSMLDETSEVLDSFGLKISARMREPGDYLIERAFVEK
- the tsaA gene encoding tRNA (N6-threonylcarbamoyladenosine(37)-N6)-methyltransferase TrmO — protein: MTYSVSPIGFVRSCFKEKFAIPRQPQLAPAARGVLELVAPFDQGDAVQGLEQVSHVWLLFLFHQALEDKPRLKVRPPRLGGNKSMGVFATRATHRPNGIGQSVVKLDKVEANRLFISGIDLLDGTPILDIKPYVPYADNIPEAANSIASAAPQLIDVQWTDSALKQAHTHAQRLGEPLVELIEQCLAQDPRPAYQTPAPEREYGAQFWDLDVRWHYPTPEQIRVLEVIPADA
- a CDS encoding SDR family oxidoreductase, with protein sequence MHPYFSLQGRTALVTGGTRGIGKMIAKAFVEAGARVYVCSRDVEACHQTAAELSALGKCHGVAANLATEEGVQELAARLGEQITHLDILVNNAGTTWGAPLESYPVKGWEKVMQLNVTSVFSCIQQFLPLLRKGGSAANPARIINIGSVAGISSFGEQAYAYGPSKAALHQLSRILARELVSQHINVNVIAPGRFPSKMTQHIGNDQQALAEDTALIPMKRWGREEEMAALAISLASTAGAYMTGNIIPLDGGFSL
- the erdR gene encoding response regulator transcription factor ErdR, which gives rise to MATYDILIADDHPLFRSALHQAVTLGLGPDVRLVEVASIAELETRLTEKADWDLVLLDLNMPGAFGFSGLVMLRGQYPQIPVVMVSAQEEASVMVKSREFGASGFIPKSSDLSVIQEAVRKVLDGDVFWPPQAFEAVAVSDEAKAASDGLASLTPQQFRVLTMVCEGLLNKQIAYELSVSEATIKAHVTAIFRKLNVRTRTQAALLLQQLESIPSQ
- a CDS encoding diacylglycerol kinase gives rise to the protein MSPFKGQTGLKRILNASGYSLDGLRAAFTGEAAFRQLVLLNVVLIPLTFFLNVSRVEQALLIAVCLLALIVELLNSAVEAAIDRISLELHPLSKNAKDMGSAAQFVALSMIALVWAVILL